GGGGCGCTGTCCAAGTCCGCGCAGGTGCCCTTCCACTTCTGGCTGCCGGCGGCCATGGCCGCCCCCACCCCGGTGTCCGCCTACCTCCACGCCGCCGCCATGGTCAAGGCCGGCATCTACCTCGTGGCCCGGCTGGCCCCGGCCTTCGCGGAGTCGTGGTGGTGGCAGGCGCTCGTGCTCGGCGTGGGGCTCTGGACCATGCTCGTGGGGGGCTGGCGGGCCCTGCGCCAGACGGACATCAAGCTCATCCTCGCCTACGGGACCGTCTCCCAGCTGGGCTTCCTCATGGTCGCCAACGGGCTGGGGAACCGGGACGCGGCCATGGCCGGGCTGGCCATGCTCGCCGCGCACGCGCTGTTCAAGGCGCCGCTGTTCATGGTGGTGGGCATCATCGACCACGAGGCCGGCACGCGTGACCTCGCCCGGCTCTCCGGGATCGGGCGCAACCACCCCTGGCTGTTCGCCACGGCGCTCGTGTGCGCCGGCTCGATGGCGGGGATCCCGCCGCTGCTGGGCTTCGTGGCCAAGGAGTCGGTGCTCGAGTCCCTCGTGCACTGGGCGGAGCACGGGTCCGCCGCGGCCGGTCCCTGGGCCACCGCCTGGGCGTGGGCGCCGCTCGTCGGCGTCTCGCTCGGCTCCGTGCTGACCGTCGCCTACTCGGCCCGTTTCCTGTGGGGCGCCTTCGCCACGAAGTCGCTCGTGGCGGACGGGCGGACGGTGCGGGTGGAGGACACCCGCTTCGCCGGCGCCGTGACGCCCGGCGCGCTCGGCCCCTCCGCCGTCCTGGCCCTGGCGTGCGTGGCCGCGGCCCTGGTCCCGGGCACCGTGGAGGCCCTGGCCGCCGCGTTCGGCGCCGGCATGCCCCCGCTCGAGCCCGGCTCCGAGGCCGCGTACCTGGCGCTGTGGCACGGCCTGACCCCCGTGCTCGGCCTCTCGGCGGGGATCATCGCGATCGGCCTGCTGCTCTACGCCGCGAAGGACCCGGTGGCCCGGCTGCAGTCCGCGGTGCCGCCGTGGGTGGACGCCCAGCGCGTCTACCGGTCCGCGCTGGCGGTGCTGGACGACGCCGCCATCTGGGTCACGGGCCGCACCCAGCGCGGTTCGCTGAGCTACTACCTGTTCATCATCCTCGCGGTCGCCCTGCTGGCCCCGGCCGCCGCCCTCGTCCTGCCGCAGGGGGACGACGACGGCGCCCGGCTCGTGGAGTCCGTCCTCGCCTCCGCGCGGTGGACGTGGGCGGACTCGGTCGCCCAGGTGCTCATCGCGGCGGCCATGATCGTGGCCACGGTGGCGGCGCTGCGCGCCCGCAAGCGCTTCATGGCCGTCCTGCTGGTCTCGGTGACGGGCTACGGCCTGGCGGCCATCTTCGCCCTGCAGGGCGCCCCGGACCTGGCCCTGACGCAGCTGCTCGTGGAGTCCATCATCCTGGTGGCCATGGTGCTCGGCCTGCGGGTGCTGCCCCCGGGCTGGTACCGGCGCCGCCGCACGGAGTTCCGCGCCGCGCGGGCGTTCCTGGGCATCGCCTTCGGCGTGGTCATGGTCGGGGTCGCGATCACCATGCTGGCCTCGCGCACCGCGGACCCCATCTCGTGGGAACTGCCCCGGCTGGCCTACGAGGACGGCGGCGGGGCGAACATCGTCAACGTGCTGCTCGTGGACATCCGCGCCTGGGACACCTTCGGCGAGATCACGGTGCTGGCCGCCGCGGCCACGGGCGTGGCCTCGCTCATCTTCATCCAGCACCGGGACCGCCGCACGGCCAACCTCGAGGACGTCGCCTCCGGCTCGGTGGGCCGCTACCGGGCGCAGGGACCGCTGGAGACGCGGGAGCTGGCCGCGGTGCGCAAGTTCGCGATCGTGGACCAGGACCAGTGGCTGGTGGCGGGCCGCACGGTGGCCCCCGAGCGCCGCTCCATCATCTTCGAGGTCATCACCCGCCTGGTCTTCCACGTCATCATCCTGCTGTCGGTCTACCTGCTGCTCGCCGGGCACAACACCCCGGGCGGCGGCTTCGCCGGCGGCCTGATCGCCGGGCTCGCCCTGACCATCCGCTACCTGGCCGGCGGGCGCTACGAGCTGGAGCAGGCCATGCCCATCCCGGCCGGTGTCCTGCTCGGCGCGGGGCTCGCGGTGGCGGCGCTGACCGGCGCCGTCCCGCTGCTGGCCGGCGGCGAGGTGTTCGAGTCCGCGATCGTGGAGTTCACCCTGCCGGTGGTGGGGCACGTCAAGTTCGTCACCTCCACGGTCTTCGACATCGGCGTCTACCTCGTCGTCGTCGGGCTCGTCATCGACGTCCTGCGCTCCCTCGGCTCCGAGGTCGACCGCCGCGCCGAGGCCGAGGCCACGACCCAGTCCGAGGCGGCCCAGCGCCGCCGTCGGGA
This genomic window from Citricoccus sp. SGAir0253 contains:
- a CDS encoding Na+/H+ antiporter subunit A is translated as MLTVLIALFAVALVAPVVFRVLDRNGFYVLAAVPAAGFAWLLSRLPEVLTTQRAVNAGAAPPGHAPGGLVQAYPWMPDLGIELSFRMDALSAFMGLIVLGVGALVLAYCARYFPRGESRNAGFGAQLLAFAGSMFGLVTTDDLIVLYTFWELTSVLSFLLIGYSAHRIFARRSAIQALVVTTFGGLSMLIGLVMLGQAAGTYRLSEIVAAGPALLTGPHAGAFMEWAIVLVLVGALSKSAQVPFHFWLPAAMAAPTPVSAYLHAAAMVKAGIYLVARLAPAFAESWWWQALVLGVGLWTMLVGGWRALRQTDIKLILAYGTVSQLGFLMVANGLGNRDAAMAGLAMLAAHALFKAPLFMVVGIIDHEAGTRDLARLSGIGRNHPWLFATALVCAGSMAGIPPLLGFVAKESVLESLVHWAEHGSAAAGPWATAWAWAPLVGVSLGSVLTVAYSARFLWGAFATKSLVADGRTVRVEDTRFAGAVTPGALGPSAVLALACVAAALVPGTVEALAAAFGAGMPPLEPGSEAAYLALWHGLTPVLGLSAGIIAIGLLLYAAKDPVARLQSAVPPWVDAQRVYRSALAVLDDAAIWVTGRTQRGSLSYYLFIILAVALLAPAAALVLPQGDDDGARLVESVLASARWTWADSVAQVLIAAAMIVATVAALRARKRFMAVLLVSVTGYGLAAIFALQGAPDLALTQLLVESIILVAMVLGLRVLPPGWYRRRRTEFRAARAFLGIAFGVVMVGVAITMLASRTADPISWELPRLAYEDGGGANIVNVLLVDIRAWDTFGEITVLAAAATGVASLIFIQHRDRRTANLEDVASGSVGRYRAQGPLETRELAAVRKFAIVDQDQWLVAGRTVAPERRSIIFEVITRLVFHVIILLSVYLLLAGHNTPGGGFAGGLIAGLALTIRYLAGGRYELEQAMPIPAGVLLGAGLAVAALTGAVPLLAGGEVFESAIVEFTLPVVGHVKFVTSTVFDIGVYLVVVGLVIDVLRSLGSEVDRRAEAEATTQSEAAQRRRRDRALAGTTTAADGHRRGTAASSPRRAARVTGAVGVRSASRPGRSGR